The following nucleotide sequence is from Synechococcus sp. KORDI-52.
CGGACATATCAAACAAAATGATCAAAAACTCTTCTCCTCCGTAGCGAAAACATTCATCAAGGGGACGCAACAACAAACCAGACAGACATTGGGCAATCGAGACCAAGACCTCATCACCCTTTCTATGTCCATAAACATCATTGAATCGCTTAAAATGATCAACATCAACCATGACAATGCCAATGGAGCTGGATGTTCGTTGCGCCTGTTTCCAGGTTCGAAGACCATAGGTATCAAGCGACCTCCGATTACCAATCTGACATAATTGATCAGTCATGGAAAGATCATTTAGAGTCCTGAAAGAGAAGCTAAGGCGCTCAAGTATTCCAGAAATCATGAGTCGTAGCATCGCGATTTCTCTCACGCCACCAGTTGAGTCCTGAAGTTTCCTCGATATATCCTCAAGGCCTATAATAGCTTGGGATGTATCAGCATTTTTATCAACAATCGGAATAGCAGAAGCAAATGATGAAATCGCCTCCAGAGGTTTCACAATTGTTTTCTGATAGACAATAAAAGACAAACCTATTGCTGCCAACGACACAATAACAAGAGCAGCAAGAAGCATCTGTTCATAGAAGAGATCAAGCTCTTCCAATTGAACTTCAAGCGACAATGCCAATTCATTCAAATCCTTGTGTGATGCAACAAGATTGCTTCGAACCATCCGTAGATCGGTTAAAGGATATGAACGCAGAAGCTGCAGCACATCATCTCGACTTAATTCACGGTTGAGAAGCAAGTATGAGGAGACAACCCGCTCAGCACGTAAAATGCGAAGATGAGCCGAATCAAACTCCTTTGTAATCAACAAGGGAAACTCATCCTGAGTAAGCCTAACCGAATCATCAACAAAAATAGAATTGAGAAATGTAAGTTTTTCCTCCAAATCCACGACAAGGCTTCTTGGAGCAGATGTAGATACTCGTGGAGCGAGAAGAAAATCTTCTTTGATTTGGTTCACTTCACCCAACAGAGCGGCCAAACGGACAAACTGATCCTCTTGCACAAGAGCGGAGTTGAGCTGCTGTTTTAACCTCTGGGACGAGGTCCAGGAAAACGACTCAATCAAGAATGTCGAAAAAAGGATGACAAAGACTGTGCCAAGTTGGATGTAGAGGACAAGTCGTCCCGCGCTGCTGTTCAAACCAGTAAGCCGCTTTAACCATGAACGCCGCAGAGGCTCTGACACGTTCATGGCAAGTAACGATCTGAAACCACAGGAGATGGAGTGTCCTGTCGAATTAAATTCAGATGCTCCATGACTTGCTTGACGGACTCAATATTTCGTACGATTGGTCCATTAGAAGCCATCAACATCTTTTGCTCATTGACGTTGGCCTTAAAGGCAATACCCTTCAATGTTTGCCTAAGTTGCTCAATGGACAAATTCAAGCTTGATGCGATAAAAGAACTGGATGCCACCTCTTGCTCGGATGCATAGCGGTGAGCCAGAAACCAACTAGCAACCACTGAGGAAACATCATCTGGTCGTGATGTAACAACAGATGGCGAGACGGCAAGAACATCAAGAATCTGGCCAGGGATCTGAGAGCTGTCGAAAATAGTTTGTGCACCATAGGATCTCACCTTTTCACTATTGGGGGGATACAAAACAGCAGCATCGACCACGCCTGTCGCTAGAGCTTCTGGCATATCTGAAAGAACCATGGGGTTGATACTCAAATCGTCAATTGTCAGACCAACCGACATCAGTGCCTTGTGCAAAACAAACGGGCCGAAAGAGTTGCTAGCGACAGCGACTCTTGTGCCAGCAAGATCATCAACGTTATTGATATGAAAGGACATAATCTGATCACCACCAACTGATTCATTCAAGACCAACACAACAACGGGACATTGTTCAGGTAGTTTCGAACAAACATCTAAAATATCAACAGTGGTCAGCTGAACAACGTCAAGTTCTCCCCGCAAATAGGACCTCACCACCTCTGACTGATCGACCAGCGGGATAACCTCTGCGTTCGAAACAAATCCCTTCGACACAGCAAGGTTGAGATATTCGTAACCAGGCCACTCCGAATGGGAGATTTTTAATGGTTGACTACGGATTAAACTGCATGCAGAAAGGCCAAAAGTAATCGCCAAACAAGGTAATACCCTTAGAAATCCAAACACTTAAAGGTGATTCTCAGGAATTACATCTTTAATTATAGAAGCAGGAGGCCTATGATTCAAGAAAATCTCAGACAACTATCAGAGAAGCATGAGGCCTATGATTCAAGAAAATCTCAGACAACCATCAGAGAAGCAGAATGATTCGCTACTGTTGCTGTACAAAAGGGTTAAGGAACTGTTTGACGTGCAGCCAAGGCATTGGCAAGATCTCATCAATAAAATCAAACGATACGAGGACCAGAACATGAGCAATAACAGGAAAATCAAACTTGCACATTGTTCAAAATGGTGCCAGAGATCTCTAGAGCAGATATAGGCTTAGACTTATAATAACCTTGAAAAAGATGACAGCCATGGGCAATCAAGAATTCCATCTGCTCTTTTGTCTCAACACATTCGGCACAGACCTCCAGACCAAGCTCGTTGGCCATCGATATGGTGCCTTTTGCAATGGCTGCATTTGATAGTTTAGTTGGCAATCCAACGATAAAACTGCCATCTATTTTGATGCATTTGATGGGCAAAGCCTGCAGGATTGACAAGGAAGAGAATCCTGTTCCAAAGTCATCAATGCATAGGTCTACACCGATACGAGTGAGGTCGTCAAACAATTCTTTCGCTTTACACAAGTCAGTCAACAAAGAGGTTTCAGTAAGCTCAATTTTTATATTTTTCGGGGAAGTTTTATATTTTTCACAGCACTCTTTGATTTGCTTGGCATAGGAAAATCCAGTGTTTTTATAGTATTCAACTTGTATAGCCGAAAAATTTAAAGCCAAAGATATATCCTTGAATTCTTTTTTCAATAATTGAACAGTTTTGACTGCCTCCTCAAGAACCCAGTCCCAAATACGGTGGATCATTCCTGAGGATTCAGATAAGGGAATAAACAACTCAGGAGACACCTGTTGCCCATCGTGAACCCATCGACACAAGACCTCAAACCATTTTACTTCACCGAATTGATCGAAAATTGGTTGATAGACAAGACTGAGCTCGTTCTTTTTAATAGCAACAGAAAGATTTGCTAGAATTTCTATCTCGTCATCAGTTTTTGTTTTTCTTAGCGAAGCCAGCTGCGAGGGATGAATAAAGTCATTAATTCGTGATTTTTGAGACTTTTTGGCAGACAACATGATTGCATCAGCCTTCCTGAATCCCTCCAAAATTCCGTCTTGCTCTGATGACATGCAGACACCAACTGCTGCATTAATTCCTGCCGCAATCAGTTCATTGCTAAGTCGATTATGAATAGAACTTGAGATATCTTCTTTAGATTTAAACAAAAGACAAAATTCATCACCCCCTGTTCTGTAGACTTTATCTTGATTGTTTCTAATCAAGCGGTGAAGAGTAAGGCCAAGCCTTTTAAGAACTCGATCTCCAGCTTCATGGCCAAAATCATCATTAATACTTTTAAAGTCATTAAGATCTACAACCGCAACACAATATTTATGCCGGCAACACCCCAGAACTCTATCATTTGCTTCAATCAAATCCCAAGCCTTTCGATTCAAGCATCCAGTAAGACTATCGACATGAATATCCTTCTGGCTGGTGATGTCTGTAAAAATCCAAACACGTGATCTAGCAGAATGCGGGCCTGGGAAAACAATGCTATTTCTTGCAAAGACACGGCCATCTTTAAATCTTATTTCATCATTCCAGGGCTGATCGCATCCATGAAGTGATTCAATCGTTTTCAAAAACTCTGTAGGATCAACGACTTGCTCTACAACATGATTCAAAAGAGCATAATCGTCGCCCTGATGAGCGATATTTCCAGGGATGCTCCACATACTCGTAAACTTTTCATTAAAGTAGATAACTTCTCTCGTTTCATCGTTAACGATTAAAATACCGTCAAGTAATTGATTAACGGTTAGGTCAAGCAGCTGAGCCAAAGCCTCAGGCTTACAGTTCGAGAAAAGCATTTTCGGAATGCTTCTACATCAACCATCATAATAGCAACACAGCAACTTATGCCAACCATTCTCATTAAACCCTAAGACAATAAATATCAAAACATCAGATAGAAGAAGCTTAAAAACAAGTCTTACAAATAATATAATACAAATTCATTACATCGAATGCTCAATCGAAGATTTGAACATCTTTGATAGGTCAGTTAATCACTGTTTTCACCAAACACAATCAATAGCATTCATGGCATGAGATCAAGACTTAGAGTTTCCCTATGCAGGCTTGTCGGAGCCAATCGACAAGGAATTAGCTCTGATATCTTGATCATTTCTAAGACATGAGGGAATCTTAAGTGAGCGACGCGGTTGGATTTTTGAGTGGCTGTGTTTCGATGACAGGTGTAACAAACTGGAGGCCTGATCTTGCTCTTCCACTTGGATGAGCTTTTTTACAAGATTCCAGGTGTCCTGTGCAGACATTTCCCCATCAAGCTCCCATTTAATGCTCGATAGTTCAGAGGGTGACATTAAAAGTCGACATGAATTAATAATCTACAGATTTCAATCTGCTCGTGGTCGTTAGCACAAAGGATGTCACAAAGAAAATCAGATTTTGGATCGTTTTGATACAGGACTTGCGCCGAGACCATAAAGAAGCCCCTGCGAGGGAGGCTGGAGCCAAGTGCTGGGGACCTTGTTCAAGTACCGGTCCTAGAACGGCAAGCGAAGACAAGGGTCTCCACATCTGCTGGTCAAACCCATGCTGAAGACACTCCTGGCCGCTTCAACCACCAGATGGAGAACAAGCAGGGTCAGTGCGAACCGAACCAGGAGCAACAGGTGCCGAGACGGATCGTCAACAGCATCAGAACGCCAAGCGCCGCAGCCACAAAAGACACCCCTATCAGCTGCTGACGGCGCTTCTCACTGCTGGCATCGACCGATTGGCTGCTGTTCAACGGACAAAAACTGGTAATTGATCCTAAGGGTTTTCGGTCACAAGCGCTACCAACTTGAGTGTTCTCCCTAGGCGGTGGCCTCAGTTCATCTTGCACCAGTGGTCGCCAGCTACAGATGCGCACACAAAACAACACCCTCTGTAATCGCAGCAAACAGCCCCAACTGATACACCTTGACCAGATTTGGGCCAAGCCATGGGCGACCTGAGCAAAGAGCAGGAACAAGCCATCGCGCGGTCGACGATGTATCTGGTCGCAGCAGTCCTGACCATCCTGATGGTTTTCATTGCAGGGTTGTTCCTCAGTGCAGAGCTCGAACAACAAGCCTTGATGAAAGCGGAGACAGCACTACGGATCGCAGATCAAAGTGAGAGCGCTCCTCCAACCAAGCGACCTTGGAGCCTTTGGAGCAGGCACGATTCAGCAATCTTGCCCGTGAAAACCTCGAGCTTGCGTTGATGGCTAAGCATCAGCGAACTTCCACCAGGCGGCGGCTGCGTGCGCTGAGCTGCATGCGCGCCCTGAGATGACGGTGGCGGCGACAGGGCCTTGCATACAGGTCGGCACTGTTTTTCCATGACCGCGGGTAGGGCCAACTGCGTTTGACCGCAGGCGAATTGGTTGTTCTGCAACACCACCAGGCGTGAAGCCACAGGGCGGTCATGCCACAGATCAAACCAGTCATGGCTGCATGATGAACCCCATCGGGCCGGCGTCAACGGCAGATCAGCAAGCTACGCAAGGCTGCGACATCCCCCGCAGCTCTGCATGAATGAGTGATACGGCCAGTTGCCAAGTGCCCTTGGGCCGATGCAGAACGGGTGAATCGAATCAGCAGCCATGGCCAAGCGTCGCTTTCTCGAGAAGCAACCGCTCACCGAAGCGCAAGGACTGACCGCCCTGATCATGATGGGCGTGGGCCTCACCCTGGGTGGCATCAGCGTCACCATCTTGATGGCGCTCAACGCCTCAGCCGCGGGGTCCTGGCAGGAGCTCTGGCTTTCAGGTCAACTGAATTTCTGAACTCAGGCCAACCAAGGCCAACGCATTCCCAAAGCCTCCAGGGGATCCATCACGAGCTTGTTGAGGGCCCGGCCCCACACCACCTGGGGTTCTTCCGGACGGATCGGACGCACCGGATGTTCTTGGCAGCTCGATGCATCTGGCCCCTTCACCACCCCATTGCGCAACAAGGCATTAGCCGCCTCAAGGCCAGAGACGTAAGCCCGTTCCTGGCACAGTCCCTTGGCACCGTGCTCGCGTTCGCCCATCCGCACCCAATCTCCGGCGCAGACCACAGACGGAAGTGATGTTTGCAGAGGCGGGCGTTGATTGAAACTGCCAGGGGAGAACAACGACACCGAGCCCGGGTACCGCCGGACCTCAAACTCAAGCACCTGCGCCTGCCGAAAGCCTGGCACCGCCTGAGGCAACAGGTCATGCAGCAGGGTGTCGACGATCTCCTGATCACGCAGCGCAGCAATCGTCGTGGCGTTGTAGAAGTCGCTGGCCACCACGGAACCCTGGGGCTCGCTGCCACCCCAGAGTGAGTCTTGATCTGCGTTCTGCAGCTGGTCAAGCATGAAAAAAGTAGCGCCCGCACCCCGCAAGGCCTCAAAGCGCGAAAGCACATTTGCGGGGTCGGCGACCGCGATGGTTCGATCTAACCACAGCCGCACCGACACCACATCGATCGCTCCCAAACGGCCAGCGGCCACCAGCTCCGGCAGCACTTCGGCGGAGCGCGGAGACTGCGCCATCAGGGCATTCATGCCCTTGGCACCCACCGCCAGCACGACGCAATCAACGTCCTCAACAACGCTGAATCGGCCCGTTGCTCTGCAACGAAACTCTATCGACTGAATCGCTTCGCCTGGGTGATCAAGGTTCAGGCGCGTGGCCAACGTGCCTCCCAGAACAGTGAGCAGACCAGAGTCGAGCAGGCGTTCCGCCAGGGGAGCGATCAGCCGCTCGGTGATGCTGCCGGAACGAATCCAGCGCACGTCAAAGGAGTCTTGATGCGCCAGGGCGTAGTAATAGAGCAGCTCCATGGTGACGGCTGCCGATAATGCCTCCGGTGGCTTGAACAGACCCACCAAAAGAATCGGACGCAAAAACTCGTCGATCATCCGCTCAGAGATTCCGAGTTGGCGGAACAGGGTCAATGCATCGATGGCGTCGTAGCGCCGGAAGGTCTCCTCGTTGCGGTTCAGATCAAGCATCGCCACCAAAAGGCCGGCAATGCTCAGGCGATCGGCAACAGGCAGGCGCTTGAAGTTCTTGATCGTCGCCATGGCCTGCCCCAGGGGGCTGGGCAACTGCAGCCCATCACCGAACACCGGGGCAGTGGCCTCCAGACCGGCGGGAGACCAGAAGGCACTGGTGGTGAAGTCAGTGAACACATCGGTGAGCCCAAGCTCATCCGTCAGCGCACTGATGTTCGGGTAATCCCTCCAAAAGCCCCGGGTGCCGGCTTCGAAGGGTTTACCGCTGGCGGTGCGCATCGGCGTTCCCCCCGTGGGATCCGACATCCCATCGACCAGGGTGACGCGAACGCCGGCTTCACAGAGAGCTTTTGCAGCACCCCACCCCGCCCAGCCAGCACCGATCACAACCACATGAGAGGAATTACCGATAGCGGCCTTGGAAAGCTCAAGCATCGTCCAAACAGAGACGGTTGGGGAGGGCTCACATCATGCAGCCATGGCACGGAAACGGTCGCCATCGCCACAGAGAAGAAGGGATGAATAACGTCTTTTGAGTTCAAACCCGCTCTATGGACACCAACTCATCTGTGCGATGGCCAGTGTTTCTGCCATTGGTGCTGTTCTTTGGTGGAATCGGTGCCGCAGCAGCGATGACTCAGTTGCTGGGATCGTTCTGAACTTCCAAGCGCGATCAGATCAGGTTCAAAGCCTCAAGCACTTGAGCCCGAATGCCTCCGAGACGGAACCAAGCTTGAACGGCATCGGCCTTGCAGGTGTAGGGCCGCCAGTCGTCGTCTTCAATGCGCCGTTGAATGTGACGCACCACCCGTTCAGCGACGACACGATCGCTGGATGCCTTCAGCACGATCTGCCGGCCATTCAACTCAAACGAGTCAGCCATTTTTGGGTGGTTTGATCAGCTCACCGGTCTGCAACGACACCACAGCGAAACTGCCCACAAAGACAACAGCCACCAGGACAAGAAAGGCCGCTGTGAGATTGCTGATTTCAAGCTGCCCGAGCATGAAGGCCAACAGATCTGGCATCAACGGCAGCGAGGGTGATTTAGCTTAAACCCACTCGGGTGTGGTCGGAATTCCTGGAGCAACACCATCCAGGGAGAAGGCTTCACCAAACATATCAACGGCTTCCAACATGAGGCTTCTCAGGAGATGCTCGATGAATTGGGCTGAGCCATGGTGCTGGAGGACTTCTCTGGAGCTTGCACAGAAGAATCGGATGGTTTCTGAGGCTGCCAGGTGGAGGCTGCTGAACAGCGGGTGGGATTGTTCAACCAGGAACTGCGGCCCATCATCTTTCAATCAGCTAGGGCAAGGATCGCGGCAGAAGCCTTAAAAATCTGTCTGATCGGCGACCGACGACGAAGGCAAGGTGATCGATCACGAAGCACTTCTGGGTCTTGATCCAGACCCAAACAGTTCAAGCATGGCTGAGGTTAAATGCGCGGAATGATCGCATCGTTGGGAAAGAACTCCTCAAACACACAAATACGGTCGGCCCAACGGGCCTCGACTTCCAAACGCATCAAGCGATTGCGCACCCACATCAAGGTGTCCACATCAATGGGCTTATTGAATTTGTGATGCTGCGCCCTCACCCAGTCATCCCTGTTCTGAGAGCTGTTCATGGCCCCTAAAACTGATGTCCACATACGGTACGAGGGGAGGCTTTGGGCGCCAGCAGCTTCACATTGAGTAAGCATCAGAAATCACTCAACCGCAGACGAACTGTTCGGCAGAACAACAAATTAATAGAAGCTTTGCGTCCGTGAAGGGTTGATCAGAGCTCGAACAACACGATCGGTAGCCGATCCATCATTCCGTTCATGCAAGCAGCGACACAATAAAAGCAATTCATCTCCAGCCGTGATGACGCAAATCAGTGCCAGCCACACTCAGTTGCAGACCATCACGAATGCAACCCCAAAAGCACCGCAACTCAAACCACGCCCAGTGCACACACCGCCCAAACCTGCTTGAGCCGTCCGAAGGCCTGCCCGACCGGAATTCGTGTTCTGTAACAGCCTGAACGACACGTGGATGGACAACCCCTCTATAGAGGGTTTGTGGCAACCGCTACCCAATCACGTTCACCTCGTCTTCGGCGAGGCGCAGTTCGACTCAGGCCATGGAACGGGGACCTGAGCTTGCTTCGAGGAACCCATCATGACCCTGACCTATCGCGGCCAGAAGTACAACCAGAACAACGCTGCTGCGTCCAACGTCCAGCGTCCTGTTCTTGTTTATCGCGGTCAGAAAGTCGCCAGCTGACAACAGCACGACGAACACGTTCAAGCCCCGCATCGGCGGGGTTTTTTAATGGGTTCATTTGCCTTCAGGATCCTGCTGTTTGGCCTTCCAACGTTCAAACCAAACCGCGACGGCGAGGGACACACCCACAGCAAAACCAGCTCCAATCAGCACCACCCCAACTTCCACCGGCATCAACTCGACCTAGCGCTACCCCCTAATCATCGGACAACAGCAATCAATCCATCCAGAGCAGCATCCCTGAACCAACGCGTTATTGAACCAACGCCTGATAAGCCTCATTGACGCGTCGAAACGCTTCAGCCGAACCACCGAGATCGGGATGGTGCTGCTTCACCAGTTTTCGATGCGCCTGCTTGATCTCCACCAGAGACGCGTTGGCATCCAGACCCAGGACCCTTAAAGCGGCCATGCGTGAATCACGGGGGTGAACCGAACCCACACGATCCGTTCGCCGTTGATCACTTCGGGTGCGGCGACCCTGCCGGCTGGAGCTTGAACGGTCTTGGCGCTGACGCAGCTGCTCCACCACCCGCCGTGGATCTTCATCCAGCCATTCAATGGCGCGAACACCAAACAAGGCAAACGCCGCCAGAACTGCCGTTGTTTGTTTGTTGGGCTTGGCTCCCACTGCAGCCAGAACATCAGTTCCCAAACCCGGAACCAGCCGGTCCAGTCTCTGTTCAAGGGTCAAGCGGGCAGGAAAACTGCTGCGGTTGAGCTGATCAATCAACAGCTCCAACCCGCGCTGACGCAGAGCTGACCATCCCGACTGCTGAGCGAGGGACTGCCCCCATGCCTGCACCTGTTGGCGGCTGATGCGTGGTGGTGGCTGGGCCGATGGTTCGCCCCAAGGGCGCTGCGAGCTGGGGTCCTGACGAGAGCGTTGGCGTTGCTGACGTTGAAGTCGCTCCAACTCACGGCTGAGCCGCGACACCTCGCGACGCAGAACATCGTTCTCGGCCAGCAACGCCTCAACGTTGCTCGTGACCCGTTGTTCTGAACGGCCGCCTGACCAATGGCGCGGGTCAAATCCCAAACGGTATCTCCTGTCTCACCACGGCAACAACGCACCGTTGGCATGCCAGAAGCTGCCGCTGGTGGCCATGGTCAAGCCATCGATTCGAGCCAACAAACCCGTCACCGCCTGCTCAGGCGAAATACCACTTGGATTGAAGCGGATCATGCGGGTGCGCACCAATCCAGGATGCAAAATCGCCACGGCGATGCCCCGCGGTTCCAGATCAATCGCCAACGATTTTCCGGCCATGTTGAGTGCCACCTTGGACATCCGATAGCCGTAGGAGCCTCCAGAGCTGTTGTCATCAATCGACCCCATGCGGCTGGTCATCAGTACCAACTTGGCACCGCGCGGCATTTGATCCACCAAGGCCCTAGCCAGCAGCAAAGGGGCAAGGGCATTCACCTCAAACTGGCGACGGATTCCCGCGGGATCCAAATCCGCCAGCCCCATTGACTGCAGGATTCCGGCATTGAGGATGACGCCATCCAGAGGCAAACCATCCAGACGCTGAAGCAGGTCGTTGATGGCGTGGCTGTCGGTCAGTTCAAGGCCGGCTTCAACCCGCACTCTCAGGCGTTCCAGTTCATCACTGCCTTGACGGCAGACGGCTATGACGTCCTCCCCTCGGGCCTCGAGCTGGCGACAGTATTCCAAGCCGATCCCACGGTTCGCGCCGGTGACCAGAAACGTCGCCATGGGGTGATGTCAACCACCGCCATCCTGCCGGCTCTTGCTTCGAACAAACGTCACCATCGCCAAATCAATCAACCCGACCAATCGCCCTCGACGCCGTATTGATGCAAACACTGCTTGACCGTGAGCACCGAGACCGTGCTGCCGGTCTCAGCATCCAGCAGCAGATAAGGACAACCGCGAAGCACACAGCGACGTCGTGCATCGATGTAGGCATCAAAAGCATTGGCATGGAAACACTCCTCCACCCAACCGTCACTGCTGAGATAACGGGTGAGAATCATGCCCACGGAAGCCGAGGCCACCGGTTATGGCTCAGACCATGTCCAAACCCGGGAAGCGACTTGAAGTCTTCGGGATCAAAGCTGGATCAAAAGCGACGGTCACATCCCTCAATGGGATTCAGCCGATCCCTGCACGACGGTGACCACCTGATTCCAGGTGGCATGAACCACGCGATAGGTCTTCAGAGTGGCGCGTGATTTCGTGCGGGCATTCACAAAAGCTTTGAACTCAGTTTTAAAGCAGATCTCCTGGATCCACTGCCCTCCCGAATCAAGCCTTTCAATGCAGTACATCAGAGATTACGACACTTATCACATCACAACCGCACAACTTTTGCTGAGCACGAAAACAAAAGATGTTGTTTGGGATTGACAAAGAAAAAGCCCCCGCGGTGAGCGGAGGCCTGGGTGGTGTGAGGAGTCGACGTTTGTTACCAATGCCGACCCTGATTTCATAGCCTAGTTCCGAGGCGCCAGCCCCTTCAGCCACAAAGCTTTATCCCATCAAAGATAGAGAACACTGGCACGACAACGTCG
It contains:
- a CDS encoding J domain-containing protein yields the protein MGFDPRHWSGGRSEQRVTSNVEALLAENDVLRREVSRLSRELERLQRQQRQRSRQDPSSQRPWGEPSAQPPPRISRQQVQAWGQSLAQQSGWSALRQRGLELLIDQLNRSSFPARLTLEQRLDRLVPGLGTDVLAAVGAKPNKQTTAVLAAFALFGVRAIEWLDEDPRRVVEQLRQRQDRSSSSRQGRRTRSDQRRTDRVGSVHPRDSRMAALRVLGLDANASLVEIKQAHRKLVKQHHPDLGGSAEAFRRVNEAYQALVQ
- a CDS encoding SDR family oxidoreductase; protein product: MATFLVTGANRGIGLEYCRQLEARGEDVIAVCRQGSDELERLRVRVEAGLELTDSHAINDLLQRLDGLPLDGVILNAGILQSMGLADLDPAGIRRQFEVNALAPLLLARALVDQMPRGAKLVLMTSRMGSIDDNSSGGSYGYRMSKVALNMAGKSLAIDLEPRGIAVAILHPGLVRTRMIRFNPSGISPEQAVTGLLARIDGLTMATSGSFWHANGALLPW
- a CDS encoding DUF4278 domain-containing protein; the protein is MTLTYRGQKYNQNNAAASNVQRPVLVYRGQKVAS
- a CDS encoding GGDEF domain-containing protein, producing the protein MNVSEPLRRSWLKRLTGLNSSAGRLVLYIQLGTVFVILFSTFLIESFSWTSSQRLKQQLNSALVQEDQFVRLAALLGEVNQIKEDFLLAPRVSTSAPRSLVVDLEEKLTFLNSIFVDDSVRLTQDEFPLLITKEFDSAHLRILRAERVVSSYLLLNRELSRDDVLQLLRSYPLTDLRMVRSNLVASHKDLNELALSLEVQLEELDLFYEQMLLAALVIVSLAAIGLSFIVYQKTIVKPLEAISSFASAIPIVDKNADTSQAIIGLEDISRKLQDSTGGVREIAMLRLMISGILERLSFSFRTLNDLSMTDQLCQIGNRRSLDTYGLRTWKQAQRTSSSIGIVMVDVDHFKRFNDVYGHRKGDEVLVSIAQCLSGLLLRPLDECFRYGGEEFLIILFDMSGENFKGYCSRLLASVRGLSIEHNGVSFEAVTVSCGACYVNNPGGLTMDDAIHLADQELYRSKSRGRNQASIFTCDANNISYEI
- a CDS encoding bifunctional diguanylate cyclase/phosphodiesterase, coding for MAQLLDLTVNQLLDGILIVNDETREVIYFNEKFTSMWSIPGNIAHQGDDYALLNHVVEQVVDPTEFLKTIESLHGCDQPWNDEIRFKDGRVFARNSIVFPGPHSARSRVWIFTDITSQKDIHVDSLTGCLNRKAWDLIEANDRVLGCCRHKYCVAVVDLNDFKSINDDFGHEAGDRVLKRLGLTLHRLIRNNQDKVYRTGGDEFCLLFKSKEDISSSIHNRLSNELIAAGINAAVGVCMSSEQDGILEGFRKADAIMLSAKKSQKSRINDFIHPSQLASLRKTKTDDEIEILANLSVAIKKNELSLVYQPIFDQFGEVKWFEVLCRWVHDGQQVSPELFIPLSESSGMIHRIWDWVLEEAVKTVQLLKKEFKDISLALNFSAIQVEYYKNTGFSYAKQIKECCEKYKTSPKNIKIELTETSLLTDLCKAKELFDDLTRIGVDLCIDDFGTGFSSLSILQALPIKCIKIDGSFIVGLPTKLSNAAIAKGTISMANELGLEVCAECVETKEQMEFLIAHGCHLFQGYYKSKPISALEISGTILNNVQV
- a CDS encoding ABC transporter substrate-binding protein, producing the protein MFGFLRVLPCLAITFGLSACSLIRSQPLKISHSEWPGYEYLNLAVSKGFVSNAEVIPLVDQSEVVRSYLRGELDVVQLTTVDILDVCSKLPEQCPVVVLVLNESVGGDQIMSFHINNVDDLAGTRVAVASNSFGPFVLHKALMSVGLTIDDLSINPMVLSDMPEALATGVVDAAVLYPPNSEKVRSYGAQTIFDSSQIPGQILDVLAVSPSVVTSRPDDVSSVVASWFLAHRYASEQEVASSSFIASSLNLSIEQLRQTLKGIAFKANVNEQKMLMASNGPIVRNIESVKQVMEHLNLIRQDTPSPVVSDRYLP
- a CDS encoding FAD-dependent oxidoreductase, producing MLELSKAAIGNSSHVVVIGAGWAGWGAAKALCEAGVRVTLVDGMSDPTGGTPMRTASGKPFEAGTRGFWRDYPNISALTDELGLTDVFTDFTTSAFWSPAGLEATAPVFGDGLQLPSPLGQAMATIKNFKRLPVADRLSIAGLLVAMLDLNRNEETFRRYDAIDALTLFRQLGISERMIDEFLRPILLVGLFKPPEALSAAVTMELLYYYALAHQDSFDVRWIRSGSITERLIAPLAERLLDSGLLTVLGGTLATRLNLDHPGEAIQSIEFRCRATGRFSVVEDVDCVVLAVGAKGMNALMAQSPRSAEVLPELVAAGRLGAIDVVSVRLWLDRTIAVADPANVLSRFEALRGAGATFFMLDQLQNADQDSLWGGSEPQGSVVASDFYNATTIAALRDQEIVDTLLHDLLPQAVPGFRQAQVLEFEVRRYPGSVSLFSPGSFNQRPPLQTSLPSVVCAGDWVRMGEREHGAKGLCQERAYVSGLEAANALLRNGVVKGPDASSCQEHPVRPIRPEEPQVVWGRALNKLVMDPLEALGMRWPWLA